From one Fimbriimonadaceae bacterium genomic stretch:
- a CDS encoding ATP-binding protein, with the protein MSLQILLKNKPLRAKLTLVTTISCTVAMLVGAGGFIAVDLASFRVRMVHELKTQADLVAANIGGSIAFGDEEGSRRILRALGSRPEIQVAAAYDSSGALIAGYEAQNSTAPPVPLEPPKLGLSNERGRMRVCQEIVVGNQKVGVVYLESNFSPWFDRLRGHLGIGVLLLFCGLSVSLALSRKLQRLISDPVTQLAAATQRIANEKNYGLRVPFSSDDEFGTLVQSFNTMLQEIDARDGALLSANNELEHRVSERTAELEAEVAEKRRAEEALRKSEERYRAFVRQSSEAIWCFEFESPLSLSMTESQILAHCFARGHMVECNDAMARLYGAESAASMLGIRLKELLSPGDNANVEMLLAFFRSGHRLEDVETHELRPDGEERWFLNNMVGIVEDGLLLRIWGTQRDITERKRAESALGEANQDLEIAIEQAKELVEVAESANRAKSEFLANMSHEIRTPMNGVLGMTGLLLETELTDEQKELGETIRTSAQSLMKIINDILDFSKFEAGKMTVESVEFNLRETVEDVLELMAPVALERDLELVSRLPVNFPEHLSGDPTRIKQVLSNLVGNALKFTAQGFVEVGLAVEDEDPDEVSFRIWVRDTGIGIPKDRQNAIFESFTQADGSTTRRFGGTGLGLSICSQLTRLMNGRITVESEPWAGSTFSVHLRLPKCDVETSAPTPYPGACHLISSQPATSRAWGDLLADLGFRVTIGGLDEVGAADLVVVDGRDLGGSPPPFPETVPVLALGTPMLRPLLSESLSGYRHAIVNRPSRLRVVRGALDLLLGVVRKDEAIEPRTLRKRALNPTALAAIRSEDPALARQLVHEFVESSERLLEEYRNAASAGDAKGAAKALSVLGSSAETIGAERLHDLCDEKGSGREGLDESIQAELAELRFLLKSDLAA; encoded by the coding sequence ATGAGTTTGCAGATCCTGCTCAAGAACAAGCCTCTCCGCGCCAAGCTGACGCTTGTCACGACGATTTCCTGCACGGTGGCGATGCTGGTCGGCGCAGGCGGATTCATCGCGGTCGATCTCGCCTCGTTCCGCGTGCGCATGGTGCATGAGCTGAAGACCCAGGCGGACCTCGTGGCCGCCAACATCGGAGGTTCGATCGCCTTCGGAGACGAGGAGGGCTCGCGTCGGATTCTCCGTGCGCTCGGGTCGCGCCCGGAGATCCAGGTCGCCGCCGCCTACGACTCTTCCGGTGCCTTGATTGCGGGCTACGAAGCGCAGAACTCCACCGCGCCTCCGGTTCCCCTCGAGCCCCCGAAGCTCGGGTTGAGCAACGAGCGTGGCCGGATGCGTGTATGCCAAGAGATCGTGGTGGGCAACCAGAAGGTGGGCGTCGTCTACCTCGAGTCGAACTTCTCCCCCTGGTTCGACAGGCTGCGTGGCCACCTGGGCATCGGCGTGCTTCTGCTCTTCTGCGGGCTGTCGGTGTCGCTCGCGCTCTCCCGCAAGCTCCAGCGGCTGATCTCCGATCCCGTGACGCAACTGGCCGCGGCGACGCAGAGAATCGCCAACGAGAAGAACTACGGCTTGCGCGTCCCGTTCAGCAGCGACGACGAGTTTGGCACGCTGGTGCAGTCGTTCAACACGATGCTGCAGGAGATCGACGCGCGCGACGGCGCCCTGCTCAGCGCGAACAACGAGTTGGAGCACCGCGTGTCGGAGCGCACCGCCGAGTTGGAAGCGGAGGTCGCCGAGAAGCGGAGGGCGGAGGAGGCGCTCCGCAAGAGCGAAGAACGCTACCGCGCGTTTGTGCGGCAGAGCTCGGAAGCGATCTGGTGCTTCGAGTTCGAGTCCCCTCTCTCGCTTTCCATGACCGAGTCGCAGATTCTGGCCCATTGCTTCGCCCGCGGCCACATGGTCGAATGCAACGATGCCATGGCGCGCCTCTACGGCGCCGAGTCCGCGGCGAGCATGCTGGGCATTCGGCTCAAGGAGCTGCTCAGCCCGGGGGACAACGCCAACGTCGAGATGCTCCTTGCGTTCTTCCGCTCGGGCCACCGCCTCGAGGACGTCGAGACGCACGAGCTGCGCCCGGACGGGGAGGAGCGATGGTTCCTCAACAACATGGTTGGCATCGTCGAGGACGGCTTGTTGCTCCGGATCTGGGGCACCCAGCGCGACATCACCGAACGGAAGCGGGCCGAGTCCGCCCTCGGTGAGGCCAACCAGGACCTGGAGATCGCCATCGAGCAGGCCAAGGAGCTGGTCGAGGTCGCCGAGTCCGCCAACCGCGCGAAATCCGAGTTCCTCGCCAACATGAGCCACGAAATCCGCACGCCGATGAACGGGGTGCTCGGCATGACCGGGCTGCTGCTCGAAACCGAGTTGACGGATGAGCAGAAGGAGTTGGGCGAGACGATCCGGACGAGCGCCCAGTCGCTGATGAAGATCATCAACGACATCCTCGACTTCTCCAAGTTCGAGGCGGGGAAGATGACCGTGGAGTCGGTCGAGTTCAACCTCAGAGAAACGGTGGAGGACGTGCTCGAACTGATGGCACCGGTCGCGTTGGAGCGCGATCTCGAACTTGTCAGCCGCTTGCCGGTCAACTTCCCGGAGCACTTGAGCGGCGATCCCACCCGCATCAAGCAGGTTCTGAGCAATCTGGTGGGGAACGCCCTGAAGTTCACCGCCCAGGGCTTTGTCGAGGTGGGACTCGCCGTCGAGGACGAGGACCCCGACGAGGTCTCTTTCAGGATTTGGGTTCGAGATACCGGCATCGGCATTCCAAAGGACCGTCAGAACGCGATCTTCGAGAGCTTCACGCAGGCGGACGGCAGCACGACCCGCCGCTTCGGAGGCACCGGCCTCGGGCTTTCGATCTGCAGCCAGCTGACCAGGCTGATGAACGGCAGGATCACCGTGGAGAGCGAACCTTGGGCCGGTTCGACCTTCTCGGTCCATCTTCGGCTTCCCAAGTGCGATGTCGAAACGTCTGCGCCGACTCCGTACCCTGGGGCGTGCCACCTGATCTCGAGTCAACCCGCGACGTCTCGGGCGTGGGGCGACCTCCTGGCCGACCTCGGCTTCCGGGTCACGATCGGGGGGCTGGACGAGGTGGGCGCAGCCGATCTGGTGGTCGTCGACGGTCGGGACTTGGGCGGGTCGCCCCCACCGTTCCCCGAAACCGTGCCGGTGCTGGCATTGGGAACGCCCATGCTGCGGCCGCTCCTCTCCGAATCGTTGAGCGGATACCGGCACGCGATCGTGAATCGTCCGTCGCGACTGCGCGTCGTGCGCGGCGCTTTGGACCTTCTGCTCGGCGTCGTTCGAAAGGACGAGGCGATCGAACCGCGGACCTTGCGGAAGCGCGCATTGAATCCCACGGCGCTCGCCGCGATACGTTCCGAGGATCCAGCCTTGGCCAGGCAGCTGGTCCACGAGTTCGTCGAGTCTTCGGAACGGCTCCTCGAGGAGTACCGGAACGCAGCGTCCGCGGGCGATGCGAAGGGCGCGGCCAAGGCGCTTTCGGTGCTGGGAAGCAGCGCGGAGACGATTGGCGCGGAGCGGCTTCACGACCTGTGCGACGAGAAGGGATCTGGACGCGAGGGCCTGGACGAGTCGATCCAGGCGGAGTTGGCCGAGCTTCGGTTCCTGCTCAAGTCGGATTTGGCTGCCTAG
- a CDS encoding M48 family metallopeptidase yields the protein MQYMVKRAVRLGGVLLALFIATLGAWADGFTQADLEKMVRELETVLPPDPKLLYPIKCTVVEKNNVNAYATATEEGGKLRATMVVFSGLVDFAKGDLKMIRAVVAHEVSHLSRGHITGPSPAARDASNLWTRQQEFDADITGAAALQRLGYSKDDMVQMLLMLETLNDRSGSWWEQISADHADPKARAAEISDNPTVLKALMQFDVGLAFMDSRRWAMAERFFDDAYARQPKLVEALVNGAQCELQRYYEFLPFEVREKWLRPDFGPILAKPQLGSRGDVVTDGDRKRYAEALAKLEEAVSKSGTVRARELLALAQVLEPDGKKEIVQKGIDSMKAMTQSLTDSKEDQILRLRLANNLCVGYHRIDDLNAGYAALMDAQRKTKYFNYALGENLGRITVNKRSESDEELAMNVMFTWLKNAQKVAPYWEAVHKNYVDACGRLSLKPNTIEARPLMFCKAVTLYVGGREYGLFRPIEEYRDGLGDPDATIRFSDVYTDLMEMRWKAGNISIFTERGNAMRLTTYESGSRLFLQPTDRAVSGGFNITVGMSETDLKKILDPESGVKVNLAKGGDLEEWRYWSGLNLGILLEDGRVKGLTITPVDE from the coding sequence ATGCAATACATGGTGAAGCGGGCTGTTCGATTGGGTGGGGTGCTGCTGGCGCTCTTCATTGCGACCCTTGGCGCGTGGGCAGACGGGTTCACGCAGGCGGATCTTGAGAAGATGGTGAGAGAGCTGGAGACGGTATTGCCGCCGGATCCCAAACTCCTCTATCCCATCAAATGCACCGTGGTGGAGAAGAACAACGTCAACGCCTACGCGACTGCGACCGAGGAGGGTGGAAAACTGCGCGCCACCATGGTCGTGTTCAGCGGGCTCGTCGATTTCGCGAAAGGCGATCTCAAGATGATTCGAGCGGTCGTGGCGCACGAGGTCAGCCACCTGTCTCGCGGCCACATCACGGGCCCCTCGCCCGCCGCGCGGGACGCCAGCAACCTCTGGACGCGCCAGCAGGAGTTCGATGCGGACATCACGGGCGCGGCGGCCCTCCAGCGGTTGGGCTATTCGAAGGACGACATGGTCCAGATGCTCCTGATGTTGGAGACCCTCAACGACCGGTCCGGAAGCTGGTGGGAGCAGATCAGCGCCGACCACGCGGATCCCAAGGCCCGAGCCGCGGAGATCTCGGACAACCCGACGGTGCTCAAGGCTCTGATGCAGTTCGATGTGGGTCTGGCCTTCATGGACAGTCGGCGCTGGGCCATGGCGGAGCGTTTCTTCGACGACGCGTATGCCCGCCAACCGAAGCTCGTCGAGGCGCTCGTGAATGGCGCCCAGTGCGAGCTCCAGCGCTACTACGAGTTCCTGCCGTTCGAAGTCCGGGAAAAGTGGCTGCGGCCCGATTTCGGCCCGATCTTGGCCAAACCGCAGCTCGGCTCCCGGGGAGACGTGGTCACCGACGGGGACCGCAAGCGGTACGCCGAGGCGCTGGCCAAGCTCGAAGAGGCTGTCTCCAAATCGGGGACGGTGCGGGCCAGGGAGCTTCTCGCCCTCGCCCAAGTGCTCGAACCCGACGGCAAGAAGGAGATCGTCCAGAAGGGGATCGACTCCATGAAGGCGATGACCCAGTCGTTGACGGACTCGAAAGAGGACCAGATCCTGCGGCTGCGGCTGGCCAACAACCTGTGCGTGGGATACCACCGGATCGACGACCTCAACGCCGGGTACGCCGCGTTGATGGACGCGCAGAGGAAGACGAAGTACTTCAACTACGCGCTTGGCGAGAACCTCGGTCGCATCACGGTCAACAAGCGGTCCGAGTCGGACGAAGAGCTCGCGATGAACGTGATGTTCACGTGGTTGAAGAACGCTCAGAAGGTCGCTCCCTACTGGGAGGCCGTCCACAAGAACTATGTGGACGCGTGCGGGCGGCTAAGCCTGAAGCCCAATACGATCGAAGCGCGGCCGTTGATGTTCTGCAAGGCCGTGACGCTCTACGTGGGAGGCCGCGAGTACGGCCTCTTCCGCCCCATCGAGGAGTACCGCGACGGCTTGGGAGATCCCGACGCAACGATTCGCTTCAGCGACGTCTACACCGACCTGATGGAGATGCGCTGGAAGGCGGGCAACATCTCGATCTTCACCGAGCGGGGCAATGCGATGCGCCTGACCACGTACGAATCGGGTTCGCGGCTGTTCCTGCAGCCGACGGATCGCGCCGTCTCCGGCGGGTTCAACATCACGGTGGGCATGAGCGAAACGGACCTCAAGAAGATCCTCGACCCCGAATCGGGCGTCAAGGTCAATCTCGCCAAAGGTGGCGATCTGGAGGAGTGGCGCTATTGGTCCGGGCTGAACTTGGGAATCCTTCTCGAGGACGGGCGGGTGAAGGGGTTGACGATCACCCCCGTGGACGAGTGA